ataatattttcttaaaatatgataagTTCATGATCCGTAAACACTCACCTTCTTCTTTTGGTTTTTCAGATACTTCCTCAACAGGCTTCTCTGCCTCCTCTTCGCTTCGTCCTTCAACTTCTACTTGTTCAGATGAAGATTCAAGAGCCTGTTTCTCTAATTCTTCTTCTTTGACTTCCTCTTTGACTTCATCGACCTAAACAAAaacagtaaataatatattataaatgtattattattatatattatataattattatatattattaataattatatattattaattattatatattattaattattatatattatgtattataatttctataataattttatgtttaaaaatgcattattttagtatttaatttcagactctaaaaagaaattaagggGAAAATTTCTAatgagaactaaaaaaaattcctaaattaaaaaagaattttttaaaattttataagacattttatatttaaaaatcctttttttaatatttaatactccTACTTATGATGCCataatattactgaaatatattgattttcattCTATACAAAACATTCCATGAaagcagaaataatattttaaatatgtttttatattctgACATTTTTCCAAAAGTAAAGGTTACGTGAATTATATCTAACCTTAGGTTCCTCGGGTTTTTCCTTTACTTCAGTTGGTTCTGGAACTTTCACTTCTTCCTTAGGTTCAGGTTCTTTTGGTTGTTCTTGAGCATCCTTCAATTCTGGCTGAGCCTCAGGTTCGGGCTTTTTCTCTTCTTGGACTTCAGGCTTTTTCTCCTCTTTGGGTTGTTCCTGAGGAGCGGCGACTTCTTCCTTTGCTGGTTCTGGTTCAGCATCTTCACGAACAGCTGGTTGCTCATCAGTAGTTACttctaacaaaataaagaaatatatatatttaaaaaatttattagccaaataataaataatattagcttacataaatattaaataaaaatggatccCAAATGctccttaataataaaatatattatttaactaagATGCTCATATTATTCTGACTAGGTGCGGCAAAAGTTTAAAATCCATTAATtatatgaaacttcatgaaacgCTTCATACGTTGAAGTTTtctccaaaacattttttaatatcttcctttatttatcatttttagtgatgtcgtaatttgtaaaaaataatattattttggtgTAATGATggtagaatttcaaaattaattaaagatactGGAAAgctttaaataatgcatttaaaggcAATGAAATCATTTTCGATCCAtctctaaatttctttaaaaaaaaaaaaaaaactgactgtCTGTCATTGTTTAGGAACGTTGTTTTACAAATAAACATGCTAATGCATACGAAAATTTCACAACATAcgagaggatttttttaaatagctatctTTCACAGAATGATTTACTCCTATGAAGATAAACATAAGAAAGCAGTTTAACATAATTCGatctggaaattttatttatcttcaaaagataataagaaaactaattaaGATAAAGAATGTAATTTGTAGACAAAAGAAGATTTGACCTTTAACATTATGAACCTTGAAGAATAACATCGACAGGAAGTGGTATCCTTTTGTAATCTTCGAAGAATTACTTATCTAAATAACAAAGCAtcctaattatatttttctcataaagaATCATTTGTATACACGTTTCGTAAAATGATATCATCAAAAATAAGAAACCAaatgctttttttctcttttttttcaaactgatatTAAGAGTCGAGGTCACATTTCCAGAATCTTCTTTAAGAAGTTGCAAGGTAAGAGCTATGCACAACTATGGAAACAACGCTGGAGGTCAAAGACAAATTGTAAGATCACGAAGCAGAAGTCAAGGATAATGCTATCAATGTTTTGGTAAACACGTATGTGGGAAATCCATTACATAATCTTAAAAAGCA
Above is a genomic segment from Argiope bruennichi chromosome 1, qqArgBrue1.1, whole genome shotgun sequence containing:
- the LOC129980523 gene encoding probable serine/threonine-protein kinase kinX; amino-acid sequence: MRSLSICIFAVLLCTAFCAPRLRRDAEESTKSPEVVAEENKEQIKEIPEEAPVKEEVKEPAKEEKPVEVTTDEQPAVREDAEPEPAKEEVAAPQEQPKEEKKPEVQEEKKPEPEAQPELKDAQEQPKEPEPKEEVKVPEPTEVKEKPEEPKVDEVKEEVKEEELEKQALESSSEQVEVEGRSEEEAEKPVEEVSEKPKEEVVAPVEVAEKPTSVKPEPTAVKEPETPAPEVVPEDPKVEVSSPAAEVPKAE